The following coding sequences lie in one Vibrio sp. ED004 genomic window:
- the yejF gene encoding microcin C ABC transporter ATP-binding protein YejF translates to MTLNTTPASPVLTIDKLSVGFGRKNSIEQVTQDVSLEIYKGETLALVGESGSGKSVTANSILKLLPKGSSHYLNGKINFSGTEILSCSERQLRGIRGGRIGMIFQEPMVSLNPLHRIGKQLVETLAIHRGMRTNKAQALAIEWLSKVGIRYPEQKISAYPHELSGGERQRVMIAMALINEPELLIADEPTTALDVSVQAQILDLLKDLQQELGMAMLFITHDLSIVRKIADRVAVMKDGRLVESNDCKTLFNAPSHPYTQKLINSDPKGLPVPVSPESKPLLNVDQLRVWFPITGGLFKRTISHVKAVTDMEFTLKKGHSIGLVGESGSGKSTTGMAILKLVESEGSITYSSEQLQGLNRQQMLPFRSRMQVVFQDPFSALNPRMSVAQVIGEGLLVHQQLDESELDQRICDVMKEVDLDPETRHRYPNEFSGGQRQRIAIARALILKPEFILLDEPTSSLDRTVQAQVLDLLKSLQEKYGLTYLFISHDLNVVKSLCHYTIVMKAGEVIEKGDTETLFGNPQHEYTKQLVNLSNVGGV, encoded by the coding sequence AAAACTCGATAGAACAAGTGACACAAGATGTCTCTTTAGAAATATACAAAGGTGAAACGCTCGCGCTGGTAGGCGAGAGTGGTTCCGGTAAATCGGTCACGGCTAACTCTATTTTAAAACTGTTACCGAAAGGCTCGTCTCATTACTTAAATGGTAAGATCAATTTCTCTGGCACCGAGATTCTGAGTTGTTCTGAAAGGCAACTGCGTGGGATTCGTGGTGGCCGTATCGGCATGATCTTCCAAGAGCCTATGGTTTCGCTAAATCCGCTTCATCGAATTGGCAAACAGCTTGTTGAAACCCTCGCGATTCACCGAGGTATGCGAACCAACAAAGCGCAAGCCTTGGCGATAGAGTGGCTTTCAAAGGTTGGCATTCGCTACCCAGAGCAAAAGATTTCAGCTTATCCGCATGAGTTGTCTGGTGGCGAACGTCAGCGTGTAATGATTGCAATGGCTCTAATTAACGAGCCAGAGCTGCTTATTGCTGATGAACCCACGACAGCATTGGATGTATCGGTACAAGCGCAGATTTTGGATTTGTTGAAAGACCTACAACAAGAGCTCGGTATGGCGATGCTTTTTATCACCCATGATTTGAGTATCGTTCGTAAGATTGCCGACAGAGTGGCGGTAATGAAAGATGGTCGCTTAGTTGAAAGCAATGACTGTAAAACACTCTTTAATGCACCATCTCACCCTTATACTCAAAAACTTATTAATTCCGATCCAAAAGGTTTGCCTGTTCCTGTATCTCCGGAAAGTAAACCTTTGCTCAATGTTGACCAACTGCGTGTTTGGTTCCCGATTACTGGCGGTTTATTCAAGCGAACCATTTCGCATGTTAAAGCTGTCACTGACATGGAGTTCACCTTGAAAAAAGGGCACTCAATCGGTTTAGTGGGCGAGAGCGGTTCTGGTAAATCAACCACTGGCATGGCTATTTTGAAGCTGGTGGAGAGTGAAGGTTCGATTACTTATTCGAGCGAACAGCTTCAAGGCTTAAATCGCCAACAGATGCTGCCATTTCGAAGCCGTATGCAAGTTGTCTTTCAAGACCCATTCTCTGCGTTAAACCCACGAATGTCGGTCGCGCAAGTGATTGGCGAAGGTTTATTAGTTCATCAACAATTGGATGAGAGCGAACTCGACCAACGCATCTGTGACGTAATGAAAGAGGTAGACCTCGATCCTGAAACTCGCCACCGCTATCCGAATGAGTTTTCTGGCGGACAAAGGCAACGTATTGCGATTGCTCGTGCTTTGATTTTAAAGCCAGAGTTTATCTTGCTCGATGAACCTACATCGTCATTAGACAGAACCGTTCAAGCGCAGGTGCTGGATTTGCTGAAGTCACTTCAAGAAAAGTATGGTCTGACTTATCTCTTTATCAGTCATGATTTGAATGTCGTGAAATCCTTGTGTCATTACACCATCGTCATGAAAGCTGGCGAGGTAATAGAGAAGGGCGATACTGAGACTTTGTTTGGTAATCCGCAGCATGAATATACCAAGCAGTTGGTGAATCTCTCGAACGTTGGTGGTGTGTAG